The Deltaproteobacteria bacterium region GCCTTTGGCGGTAAATCCCAACGATCTCGTCCACGCAATCCCTGGGACCGTTCAACGCGATGATGGCGGCGATCTGGATGGGCTGAAACATACCGTAGTCCAGGTAGCTCTTTATCCGCCTAAGAGCCGCCACCATATCCCTGTTTCCGACACAGAAACCCACCCTCCAGCCGGGCATGGAGTAACTCTTGGAGAGGCTGAACAACTCCACCCCGATCTCCTTTGCTCCCGGGACCTGGAGAAAACTCGGAGGGCTGTATCCATCGAAAACGAGATCTGCATAAGCAAAATCGTGGATGACCATCATGCGATGCTCCCGGCAGAACTCCACGATCTTTTCGAAGAATTCCCTGTCCACCACGGCCGTTGTGGGGTTGTGGGGATAGGAGAGAATCAGCATCTTAGGATTGGGCCAGGTCTGCTTGGTGGCCGTTAGCAGGTCATCAAAAAAATCCCTCTCCGGTCCAATGGGGATGCTCCTCAGGTCTCCCCCCGCAATGATTACGGAGTAAGGGTGGATGGGGTAGGTCGGATTGGGCGCAAAAACCACGTCCCCCGGACTGGTTGTTGCAAGCACCAAGTGGGAGAGCCCTTCCTTGGCCCCTATGGTGGCGATGGCCTCCTCCTCGGGATCCACCTCTACATCGAAACGCCTCTTGTACCAGGCTGCGATCGCCTCCCTGAGTTTCCTGATCCCGGCCGAGGCAGAGTACCTGTGGTTGCGTTCCTTCCGGGCGGCTTCCACCAGCTTGTCCACGATATGTTTTGGCGTGGGAATATCCGGGTTTCCCATGCCCATGTCGATGATATCCTCCCCCTTTCGTCTCAGTTCCATTTTGAGGGTATCCACCACCTGGAAGACATAGGGGGGCAAACGAACCATTCTGCTGAATTCACGCATGAACGAATTCTCCTTCCGAAATGTCAATG contains the following coding sequences:
- a CDS encoding aminotransferase class I/II-fold pyridoxal phosphate-dependent enzyme: MREFSRMVRLPPYVFQVVDTLKMELRRKGEDIIDMGMGNPDIPTPKHIVDKLVEAARKERNHRYSASAGIRKLREAIAAWYKRRFDVEVDPEEEAIATIGAKEGLSHLVLATTSPGDVVFAPNPTYPIHPYSVIIAGGDLRSIPIGPERDFFDDLLTATKQTWPNPKMLILSYPHNPTTAVVDREFFEKIVEFCREHRMMVIHDFAYADLVFDGYSPPSFLQVPGAKEIGVELFSLSKSYSMPGWRVGFCVGNRDMVAALRRIKSYLDYGMFQPIQIAAIIALNGPRDCVDEIVGIYRQRRDVLVEGLNRIGWPVEKPKGTMFLWARIPDLFREMGSIEFAKMLIREAKVAVSPGIGFGEYGDDHVRFALVENPHRINQAIRGIRQVMNR